Proteins encoded within one genomic window of Triticum aestivum cultivar Chinese Spring chromosome 2D, IWGSC CS RefSeq v2.1, whole genome shotgun sequence:
- the LOC123049847 gene encoding uncharacterized protein — MGFIKEFMEVQARGNTKLHVIHTNDLHKAATTIKQYERHLEFERHKIVGVDVKYTNDVGEDQKPALVQLSVGKDHPVLLFQLSAADKNCTRFNNFLADPRYTFAGFSIDGDIEMLGRVGLEIAHFVDIQKEWRVPTATKPLDSLGDVSCILLHDYYNNMKKKLTNAEHQRWARMPLSMRHIEYAAKDAYAAYEIWSRLTIIQEGLRRAKLKKEQTRKRARSWADYDY; from the coding sequence atgggattcatcaaggaattcatggaggtgcaggcccgcggcaacaccaagttgcacgtgatCCACACCAACGACTTGCACAAGGCGGCGACCACCATCAAGCAGTACGAGCGACACCTCGAATtcgagcgccacaagatcgtcggagtTGATGTGAAGTACACCAACGACGTTGGCGAAGATCAGAAACCAGCCCTCGTCCAGCTCTCCGTCGGCAAGGATCATCCGGTGttgctcttccaactgagcgctgccgacaagaactgcaccaggttcaacaacttcctcgccgaccctaGATACACGTTTgctggcttctccatcgacggcgacatagagatgctcgggcgcgtcggactagagatcgcccacttcgtcgacatccagaaggaatggAGGGTGCCTACAGCTACCAAGCCTCTGGACTCCCTTGGGGATGTCTCGTGCATCCTTCTccacgactactacaacaacatgaagaagaagctcACCAACGCAGAGCACCAGCGCTGGGCGCGCATGcccctgtccatgaggcacatcgagtacgcggcaaaagATGCTTACGCTGCGTACGAGATATGGAGCCGCCTCACCATCATCCAGGAAGGCCTCCGCCGGGCAAAACTCAAGAAGGAGCAGACCAGGAAGCGCGCAAGGTCCTGGGCCGACTACGACTACTGA